The Engraulis encrasicolus isolate BLACKSEA-1 chromosome 22, IST_EnEncr_1.0, whole genome shotgun sequence genome includes a region encoding these proteins:
- the cxcl14 gene encoding C-X-C motif chemokine 14, translated as MSRCTAALLLLVIAIYSLNTEAYKCRCTRKGPKIRYKDVQKLEIKPKHPFCQEKMIFVTMENVARFKGQEYCLHPRLQSTKNLVKWFRIWKDKHRVYEA; from the exons ATGAGTCGCTGCACGGCCGCACTACTTTTGTTGGTCATTGCGATTTACTCACTCAACACAGAAG CGTACAAATGCAGGTGCACCAGAAAAGGTCCCAAGATCCGCTACAAGGACGTGCAGAAGTTGGAGATCAAGCCTAAACACCCCTTCTGCCAGGAAAAGATGATATT TGTGACCATGGAGAACGTTGCTCGCTTCAAGGGCCAAGAGTACTGCCTGCATCCTCGGTTGCAGAGTACCAAAAATCTGGTCAAATGGTTCAGGATCTGGAAGGACAAGCACAG GGTTTACGAGGCCTGA